TTCCACTGGGTCTGTTATTAGTTCCACCAGGTATGTGGATATAGTTTGTCTGAAGTATGAAATTATTGGAGTAAATAGTTGAGAAATTTTTTGGTAGCTAAAAGTTGTTATCATGCTCTCACAGTCATCCTCTAAAAGAGTGGAACTAATTTATTCTATTATTTTACTCGAAAATGTGTTTAAATACATTGTTGGGCTGGGATGGGCTCAGGCTATTGCCCTTGGATCTCTAGACTCAAGCCTGGCCCAAAGCATGGAATATTGGACGAATTGAGCTGAGCTGCCCATGAACAAGTCCAAGATTTAGTTTGCTGGCTTGGTTTCATGTTCCATCGGTTTGTATTTTTACTATAGGGACATGGAAACGTTATTCAGAACCATGAATGCCAATATGCCATGACTGACCCCTTGTCCCAAACTTTGTCTATCTATCTCTGACATACCTCATCCAATTATTTTTGTAGTGCCTTGTAATTGATGAAGCTGACCGCATACTTGAGCAAAACTTTGAGGAAGATATGAAACAGATATTTAAATGCCTTCCTCAGGTATAGGATCGTATGGCCATCTGGCAATCCTCATTTCATATGTATAATGCAGCTTTTAACTTTGCTCTggcataatattttatttttcctgtTGAATCATTATGGATGATATGCAGAATAGGCAGACTGTTCTTTTTTCTGCTACACAGACTCCACAGGTTGGTAGATCTGTTATCCAACTTATTCAAACTTGTCATCATTTTTCTTTAGGTTGCTCTGCTTATGCGTTGATCTATTCCACAGGTTGAAAATTTTGCTAAGTTGTCatttgagaaaaatgaagaaCGTAAAGAAAAACCAGTTTATGTTGGAGTTGATGATGATAAATCAAAGGTAAGGAACTGCTTCACCTGGTTATTCAACTCTCCTTTTAAGAATCttttgtaggaaaaataactgTGATGCTCTGACAGGCTACTGTTGAAGGCTTACAGCAGGGCTATTGTGTCATTTCTAGCGAGAAAAGGTTTCTGGTTCTGTATGCTTTCCTCAAAAAGCAACAGTCGAAGAATAAGAAGGTCATGGTGTTCTTTTCATCATGTAATTCAGTCAAATTCCATGCAGAACTTTTGAATTTCCTTCAGATAGAGTGTTCTGATATCCATGGGAAACAAAAGCAGCAGAAAAGAACTACAACATTCTTTAGCTTTTGCAAGGCAGAAAAGGGCATATTATTATGCACTAATGTGGCAGCACGTGGACTTGACATCCCTGATGTGGTGAGGTTTTTACCTGTTTTTTTTATCAGCAGACCTATTTTTCTCCACCGCTAACCTAAGGATCTGTTCCCTTTCTTAGGATTATATTGTGCAATATGATCCTCCAGATGAACCAAAGGTTGGTGATTCTAAATAGAGACAGTGAAATTTTCTATTCCTCTCACTTTTTCTAACCGTAAATTGAAATTTCACTTTCAGGATTACATCCACAGAGTTGGTCGTACTGCACGTGGTGATAAGGGCCAAGGAAATGCATTACTGTTCTTACTACCACAAGAATTAAAGTTTCTCATTTACCTGAAGGTAATATGCTTTATGTGAAAATAACATAATGtctactcccccccccccccctaaactAAGAGAAATCACACATTAAATGGTTGCCTGCAGGCAGCCAGGGTTACTCTGACAGAATATGATTTCGATGAAAAGAAGTTGCCCAATTTGCAATCACACCTCGTAAGTGTCTCTCACAGTAACTGAATTGTTTCAATCCCCCTTTTTTTCATCGTGTAGTAGTTTTAACTCTAGTTATTGAGCAGGAGAATATTGTTGGTGAGAATTACTTCCTAAACCAGTCGGCGAAAGACGCCTACAGATCCTACATGTTGGCATACGACTCACACTCTATGAAAGACATTTTCGATGTCCAGCAACTCGATCTGAAGGTAAATGTCCTGTAAACTTGTCAATTGGTGTGAGATGAATGCTGATATTTCATGTACTCTCTTTGCATACGACTCACACTCTAATTCCTCGTTGCCTTGTAGAAAGTAGCAGCGTCGTTCTGTATCAATAACCCTCCCAAAGTGAATGTCGGCCTGGAGAGCAGTGCGTCCAAACATCGGAGGAAAATGAGGAAAGTGGATGGTGGGAAGAGGCATGGTATTGGCCCGTCGAATCCTTACGGCCGTAGAGACAGAGACGGTGGTGACAAACGACAGTTCGCAAGATTCTAGAAAAGAGCGTTTCAAGGGTTTAGGATGCCCCGAGGCAATTGCGATGTGTGTTAATATCAGAGCTTCGAAGTCATCTGGCTTTGGAAAATTTTGTGATACGTCACTTGTTCTCAGAATGGATGAGATTTAATTTTTGTTAAGGGGCGATTGCTTCATATTATGGATTTATTAGGGTGTAATTCAATTTTCCCACCCAATGGGTTCCCAATTTGCATAGCACTTGATTACTGCAGAAGCGAATGGATCCCATCAGTCGATCAGAAATCTCTTCTTTTGTCCTTGTAGACCATAGACATTTTTTGTCGGTTTTACTATGTGGTAGTATACCGGCAGCTACACTCAGATTGGATTCGACTCAGGAAAAGCTTTACTGGAAAGGAGCAAACACACGCTAGGTTTATAGAAAGGAAATTATATAAGATCTTGAATCCTGATTTATGTCGTCGTTTACTGATTTAACAGGATATATAGCATACATAAGAGGGAGTCTCTCTTTATGTGAGGTCGAGTTTTATAGAATTTCTTTACAGTCTTATCAAATCGTGTTGTCGTTGTCCGCAGCAGCTGAGCTGAGCGCCTTCTTCGCAACGGAAATGGGGCTGGTGCCTGGTTATGGTTTCACCCGGCTGCACCGCACCGCAAGCACCAAAACGACATTCCCTATTGCCGTCGTCGCGCTGGGTCGTTGTGGACGATGCCTCCTGTAGGCCGGCGGGATGTCGATGCCGTCGCTTTGCGTGGCCCCGTCGATGCGAAGAAGAGCCGGCGCTACAGCCAGCAGCCTGCAGGTCCGTTCTACACACGCCATCGCGGAGTCTAGATCACCACAACTAGGCTCAGCACCGCGCCGGGGTTCAGGTTCAGTTGAGGCGTCCAGCCCACTCCAAACCGCTGCATCCACCGACCCCTGGATCACTCTGCTCGCAGAAGCTCTCCATATTTCAGGTGCCAAGGTGGCGGTGAGCCGGTGATCACACCGGGAAATACAATTATGCACGTCTTTATACACGCATGATCCATCTCTATATCTGATACTTATCTATCTATTAATTCCCTTATttattctataattttttaccTACTTCTCTAACACagattttaatataaataaactattCTAATAAAGCATACGGTCTTATGCTCTGGTCAAATTTTCGTGTCCGACCACGCCACACGCATCAACACAGAATGGATTTCGGGAACGCGCGGTCTGCAATGATGCACGAAACGTCCCTGGCTATTGACTAGCAAGAAAAAGTTCAGCATTGAGCATCCAAGATTTTCGAACTTTGATTCAGGTCACGTAGTCCTCTCGAGTCAAcatcggattttttttttttacatcgtGCTGTTTCTTCCGAGCAAAGTTTTTCTTAAAATAAACTTTCATTTATTCTATATATATCATTAAATATTAGAACCTTGAAGAACCAGAGGGAAATCAGCAgacttttttttgaaaaaggatAACAATCTGGCCTTTTACATTCGTGATGCATACAACTCTTATTGCATTATTACGTCATCTTAGCCTATTACTTAaaggaagcaaaaaaaaagataattattACCGATGACAAAATCAGCAGAATTACCGATGACAAAATCAGTTAGAACtacggctcctcctcctcatctggTTCGTCTTGCCCATTTCCTCCGCTCGCCTTCTTCTCCTTGGCCTCTTGCAGTGCCTTCACCAAGGCCGCGAGGCACGAGTCCGGATTGTCGTCGACGTTCTTGGGCGTCAGGTTCTCGGCGACGTCCGCCGGCGTCATGTCCACCTCCCGCAGCAGCTCTCCGACGGCGCCGAACAGCTCGTGCGACTCCACTTCGAGGTACGTCTTGGCCAGGAACTTGAACGCCTCGAAGCCGCAGTAGGACATCTCGATGTGCTTGTCCATACGGCCCCTCCTGATCAGCGCCGGGTCCAGCTTCTTGACGTGGTTGGTGGTGAACACGATGAGCCGCTCGCCGCCGCACGCCGACCACAGCCCGTCGATGAAGTTGAGCAGGCCAGACAGCGTCACCTTGCTGCTGGTGTTCTTCTTCTCGTCAGCCGCCTTGGCGGCCGCACCGTCCTTCTTGTCCTTGTCGTCCTCTGCtgccttttccttcttcttcttgcgcGCGCCGGTCAGGTCGAGCGAGCAGTCGATGTCCTCTATCACGATGATGGACTTGCTCGTCGTCTCGATGAACAGCCTCCGGAGATCGGTGTTGGAGTGCACCGACGTGAGCTCGATGTCGTAGATGTCGTAGTCGAGGTAGTTGGCCATGGCGGCGATCATGGCCGACTTGCCCGTCCCCGGCGGGCCGTACAGAAGGTAGCCGCGCTTCCACGCTTTCCCAACGCGCGCGTAGTAATCCTTCCCGTTCTTGAACATGTCGAGGTCGTCCgtgatctccttcttcctcgccgGATCCATGGCAAGCGTGGCGAACGTCTTAGGGTGCTCGAACACGACGTGGCTCCATGCCGAGCTCTTGTACCCGCCCTCGCTCCACTGGTGGGTGGAGATGTTGGTGAAGAGCTTCCGCTGGCGGTTCTTGACCATGACGGAGCGGCCCTGCTGCCGAACGCGCGGGAGGTAGGTGTCGAGCACGAGCTCGCGATGGCGCTCGAGGAAGAAGAGCCTGTAGAACCGGCGCTCTTCCTGCACGCCGCCGCCCCGCCACGGCGCGCTGCCGTCCGTGCGCGGGGGCGGCCTGGAGTAGGCCCACCACCAGACCTTGGCTCCCTGGAACTCATCGGCCACCTCCTCGCCGTCGACCATGCTGAGCACGAGCTTGTCGGCGTCCTTGGCGCCCTCGGCCCTGAGGTGGCGCACGCCGCGGGAGCACGCATCGCTGAGGTAGGCCTTGATCTCCTCGTACGCCTCGCTGCGCTTCATGCGCCCGCCCTCGTGCTCGGCGATGGTGACCGACAGGTACGGGTCCACCATCGCGGCCAGCCGCCGCGCGTGCCGGCTGAAGTGGCGGCCGAAGAACTGCTGCAGCTGGAGGTGCTGCAGGTTCTGCCACACCACCGTCCACAGCACGGCGATCAAGCTCAGCACCACGCCGGAGTTCAGCCCGCCCCACACCGACGCCTCCATCTtggtttctttttctcttcgaTTACAAGAAAGACGAGCTCACACCACCGATGGTTTCTCGACCTGCGCCAAATCACAGGAGCTGGTCCTTGAGCTCCCACTTCCTCACTCTCTGCTTATATAGTTCTCTCGGAAGCAGGGTGCGTCACGGCGGTGATCGTCACGGACGCCGACCTGGCGCGCGGCGCGTCAATTTTGTTGCTTCCTTTTGGAGTGCTTGCCCGCGAAGGAATTGGGATCCCCATGTGTTTGATTAGAGGGATGGGGGTGGATGCGAGATAGCGATATCAGTTTTAGAGATATTTGATTAGGCAGATAGAATGGATGGGGTGACTATTTTGAAACAATATTCTCTAATATTTGGATGAGCTGATCCGGCCAAATTTCGGTCGCTTTATGTTTTTCATTTAAtccttgattttatttgagagtaCAAGAgcgctctaaaaattctaaatatttttataagtaaattAAAGCACAGtaacaacctattttaattggtttgataaaaaaacatgagttaatatttaattaaaattctttaaaaaatcttataacctatagtaatttttaatactcaaataaattcctaaaaatctaaaaaaattcactaatattcttcttatgtgatgtactaatttataaaatatttttaacctaggttgtttggtaaaaaaataagtttatttataatactctatttatatgtatttttattatttcatgtgatattttctttttaattcaatttaaattcaaacaaatttaaatatgCACAAAATCAAGCAGTAAGTTCAACCTTGCAACTCAGCCCATTCAATCTATCGAAACAAACAGAAGTTAGCTCATTATATCTATTTTAATCTAATTaactaaacagaaaactaaCTCATAAATAGGTTTGAGGTTCAGTTGAGGCGTCCAGCCCACTCCAAACCGCTGCATCCACCGACTCCTGGATCACTCTGCTCGCAGAAGCTCTCCATATTTCAGTGCCAAGGTGGCGGTGAGCCGGTGACCACACCGGGAAATACAATTATGCACATCTTTGTGCACGCATGATCCATTTCTGTATCTGATACTTATCTATCTGTTAATTTCCTTATttattctataattttttaccTACTTCTCTAACACagattttaatataaataaactattCTAATAAAGCATACGGTCTTATGCTCTGGTCAAATTTTCGTGTC
The nucleotide sequence above comes from Phragmites australis chromosome 4, lpPhrAust1.1, whole genome shotgun sequence. Encoded proteins:
- the LOC133915228 gene encoding AAA-ATPase ASD, mitochondrial-like; the protein is MEASVWGGLNSGVVLSLIAVLWTVVWQNLQHLQLQQFFGRHFSRHARRLAAMVDPYLSVTIAEHEGGRMKRSEAYEEIKAYLSDACSRGVRHLRAEGAKDADKLVLSMVDGEEVADEFQGAKVWWWAYSRPPPRTDGSAPWRGGGVQEERRFYRLFFLERHRELVLDTYLPRVRQQGRSVMVKNRQRKLFTNISTHQWSEGGYKSSAWSHVVFEHPKTFATLAMDPARKKEITDDLDMFKNGKDYYARVGKAWKRGYLLYGPPGTGKSAMIAAMANYLDYDIYDIELTSVHSNTDLRRLFIETTSKSIIVIEDIDCSLDLTGARKKKKEKAAEDDKDKKDGAAAKAADEKKNTSSKVTLSGLLNFIDGLWSACGGERLIVFTTNHVKKLDPALIRRGRMDKHIEMSYCGFEAFKFLAKTYLEVESHELFGAVGELLREVDMTPADVAENLTPKNVDDNPDSCLAALVKALQEAKEKKASGGNGQDEPDEEEEP
- the LOC133915227 gene encoding DEAD-box ATP-dependent RNA helicase 27-like, whose translation is MCPTAATMSSARPSKKRKQPVVAPPESDSEEEESVYDTASDDEEEMMHQEGHASDDKGEADEDEDEEQAQAQEQEEEDEGEVGIEVNETGKKKKKGKKERKEKEEGEKVEKKKEKKGEGSGILTNMLFSELPISELTAKAISEMNYTHLTQIQARSIPPLLEGKDVMGAAKTGSGKTLAFLIPAIELLYHLHFSPRNGTGVIVVCPTRELAIQTHNVAKELIKYHSQTLGYVIGGNNRRGEADQLAKGVNLLVATPGRLLDHLQNTKSFIYKRLKCLVIDEADRILEQNFEEDMKQIFKCLPQNRQTVLFSATQTPQVENFAKLSFEKNEERKEKPVYVGVDDDKSKATVEGLQQGYCVISSEKRFLVLYAFLKKQQSKNKKVMVFFSSCNSVKFHAELLNFLQIECSDIHGKQKQQKRTTTFFSFCKAEKGILLCTNVAARGLDIPDVDYIVQYDPPDEPKDYIHRVGRTARGDKGQGNALLFLLPQELKFLIYLKAARVTLTEYDFDEKKLPNLQSHLENIVGENYFLNQSAKDAYRSYMLAYDSHSMKDIFDVQQLDLKKVAASFCINNPPKVNVGLESSASKHRRKMRKVDGGKRHGIGPSNPYGRRDRDGGDKRQFARF